A stretch of Imperialibacter roseus DNA encodes these proteins:
- a CDS encoding DUF5723 family protein, which produces MRRWLTTILVIICCFATVKGQNGLGLYTLGDAVPQNSRLNPANEIKGKLVLGLPVISEMGLHVNNRFGYNRAFTKLENDSVKLDVDKVVSHLKKRNALLFETSIPLLYVGIKPEKSSFGYSFFVNERINVRGQYTKNLIKAAWEGTNSLVGQPLNIGKSAFSASYFREYGVGVNTSLMNDDLKIGARIKLIQGIYNVKTLWGMDARVDIEPETYSYGFLFKRAGLNAAGVSEYPSVGYLLSNPNKGAAIDLGATWTHQNLYSLSASITDLGYVRWKEFSQNFILSDTSFAFQGVYFTADGDIESTIDSLKNAFTPKETANPYSAMLSAKSILSGSLLLGPVDRVTVTMMNQLLVGKVKSAFAVSYVKQLTPGIVASGSVVKLPQQWPRPGLALSMTGGPVQYYIASDNLIGFANVGNMNTLDFKMGVNLIIGSGKAKKETDLPPAHRSKPKFSSNDEGVDYPTDPRLKKPTVVRKKDIYTIITKKKQPKSWKNWFKKKSDN; this is translated from the coding sequence ATGAGGCGCTGGCTAACAACCATATTGGTCATTATTTGCTGCTTCGCAACTGTGAAGGGGCAAAATGGGCTGGGACTATACACGCTGGGTGATGCTGTGCCGCAAAACAGCCGGTTGAATCCGGCGAATGAGATAAAAGGAAAACTGGTTTTGGGCCTGCCGGTCATTTCCGAAATGGGACTGCATGTTAACAACAGATTCGGTTACAACCGGGCGTTCACCAAACTGGAAAATGACTCCGTGAAGCTGGACGTTGACAAGGTGGTCTCTCACCTCAAAAAGAGGAATGCCCTGCTATTTGAAACTAGTATCCCCCTGCTCTATGTGGGTATCAAGCCGGAAAAGTCTTCCTTTGGCTACAGCTTCTTTGTCAACGAACGAATTAATGTGCGGGGCCAGTACACCAAAAATCTGATAAAGGCAGCCTGGGAAGGCACCAACTCGCTTGTAGGCCAGCCGCTCAATATAGGCAAGTCGGCTTTCAGCGCTTCCTACTTCAGAGAGTATGGCGTTGGCGTGAATACGTCCCTGATGAATGATGACCTGAAAATTGGCGCCAGAATAAAGCTGATCCAGGGGATATACAATGTGAAAACACTATGGGGGATGGACGCCAGAGTGGATATTGAGCCGGAAACCTATAGCTACGGTTTTCTATTCAAAAGGGCTGGCTTAAATGCAGCCGGAGTAAGTGAATATCCCTCCGTTGGCTACCTGCTTTCGAACCCAAACAAGGGGGCAGCTATCGACCTCGGTGCCACGTGGACTCATCAAAACCTGTACAGCCTGTCGGCCTCTATCACCGACCTCGGCTATGTCCGTTGGAAGGAGTTTAGCCAGAATTTCATTCTTAGCGACACCTCATTTGCTTTTCAGGGTGTCTATTTCACAGCTGATGGTGATATAGAAAGCACTATTGACTCACTAAAGAACGCCTTTACACCAAAGGAAACGGCCAATCCATATTCGGCCATGTTGAGTGCCAAATCAATACTAAGCGGATCTCTGCTACTTGGCCCTGTGGATAGAGTCACCGTTACGATGATGAATCAACTCCTCGTAGGCAAAGTAAAATCGGCCTTCGCCGTGTCTTATGTCAAACAGTTAACGCCAGGCATTGTTGCCTCAGGCAGCGTGGTGAAGCTTCCGCAGCAATGGCCCCGGCCAGGGCTCGCTTTGTCGATGACTGGCGGTCCTGTTCAGTATTATATCGCTTCAGACAATCTGATTGGATTTGCCAATGTAGGCAACATGAACACACTGGACTTTAAAATGGGGGTTAACCTTATTATCGGAAGTGGCAAAGCGAAGAAAGAAACTGATTTACCGCCAGCACACAGGTCCAAACCGAAGTTTTCCAGCAACGATGAAGGAGTGGACTACCCCACCGACCCAAGACTGAAAAAGCCTACTGTGGTCCGTAAAAAGGATATTTATACCATCATCACCAAAAAGAAGCAGCCAAAAAGCTGGAAGAACTGGTTCAAAAAGAAGTCGGATAACTAA
- a CDS encoding DUF2179 domain-containing protein: MKEFFEGLGISESVFTYVVIPALIFLARVCDVSINTVRIIFVMHGKKLLAPLLGFFEAFIWLLAIRQIITNIDAFYSYFAYAGGFATGTFLGMVIEEKLALGRVVVRVITQNPAEQLTAFLKEKGYRYSNLDAESNDGKVNVLFTVVKRDELPTYINIIKKYNPQAYYTVESVKKVSDDDVFDQPAAYQGVLGRLRGINRS; this comes from the coding sequence ATGAAAGAGTTTTTCGAAGGTTTGGGTATCAGTGAGTCGGTGTTCACCTACGTAGTTATCCCTGCGCTGATATTTCTCGCCAGAGTGTGCGACGTGTCCATTAACACGGTACGGATCATCTTTGTGATGCATGGTAAGAAGTTGCTCGCACCGCTTCTGGGTTTTTTTGAGGCCTTTATCTGGTTATTGGCTATCCGTCAAATCATTACCAATATCGATGCCTTCTATTCTTATTTTGCCTATGCAGGAGGCTTTGCGACGGGCACGTTCCTGGGCATGGTCATCGAAGAAAAACTTGCCCTTGGCCGGGTCGTAGTAAGAGTAATTACGCAAAACCCCGCTGAGCAGCTGACAGCCTTCTTAAAAGAGAAAGGCTACCGCTACTCTAACCTCGATGCGGAAAGCAATGATGGCAAAGTCAATGTGCTTTTTACCGTTGTGAAAAGGGACGAGCTGCCAACCTACATTAACATCATCAAAAAATACAATCCCCAAGCTTACTACACTGTGGAGAGTGTGAAAAAGGTAAGCGACGACGATGTGTTCGATCAGCCTGCTGCCTACCAGGGAGTGCTGGGGCGACTCAGAGGGATCAACAGGAGCTAG
- the radA gene encoding DNA repair protein RadA, with protein sequence MAKVKSAFFCQNCGAQSPKWTGKCPSCGEWNTYVEEVIEKEHASSPSWNKASGPARASKPQAIDQVESVAMQRIKTADEELNRVLGGGIVPGSLVLIGGEPGIGKSTLLLQIALQLPNLKVLYVSGEESEQQIKMRAERIGIKNNNCFVLSEVGIANVFRQIEELEPQLLVIDSIQTLYSDKVESAAGSISQIRECTAELMKFAKETNTPVFLIGHINKEGAIAGPKVLEHMVDTVLQFEGDRHLVYRILRTTKNRFGAASELGIYEMQGEGLREVKNPSEILISQKDGDVSGVAIAATLEGNRPLLIEIQSLVSPATYGNPQRTSTGFDNKRLSMLLAVLEKRGGFRLGTQDVFLNVAGGLKLDDPAADLAICMAMISSLEEIPVSSKVCFAAEVGLGGEIRAVNRIDGRIMEAEKLGFEAIYVSKFAQRAIEGKKFKIAVRQFGRIHEVISDLFG encoded by the coding sequence GTGGCCAAAGTAAAATCAGCTTTTTTTTGTCAGAATTGTGGCGCACAGTCGCCAAAATGGACAGGTAAATGCCCCTCTTGCGGAGAGTGGAACACCTACGTTGAAGAGGTAATAGAAAAGGAGCATGCTTCGTCTCCATCCTGGAATAAGGCCAGCGGCCCTGCCCGTGCATCTAAGCCTCAGGCGATTGATCAGGTGGAGTCCGTGGCTATGCAGCGGATCAAAACTGCCGATGAAGAGCTCAACAGGGTGCTGGGAGGAGGCATTGTTCCGGGAAGCCTGGTGCTGATTGGCGGAGAACCGGGCATCGGCAAATCGACGCTGCTGCTGCAAATTGCGCTGCAGCTACCCAACCTCAAGGTGCTGTACGTATCGGGTGAAGAAAGTGAGCAGCAGATCAAAATGCGGGCGGAGCGAATTGGCATCAAAAACAATAACTGTTTTGTGCTTTCTGAGGTAGGCATTGCCAATGTGTTCAGACAAATCGAAGAGCTGGAGCCACAGCTTTTGGTCATCGATTCGATCCAAACGCTTTACTCCGATAAGGTAGAATCAGCGGCTGGCAGTATTTCTCAGATAAGGGAATGCACAGCAGAGCTGATGAAGTTCGCCAAAGAAACTAACACCCCCGTGTTTCTCATTGGCCACATCAACAAAGAGGGCGCTATCGCCGGGCCAAAAGTGTTGGAGCACATGGTGGACACGGTACTACAGTTCGAAGGTGATCGGCATTTAGTATATCGCATCTTACGAACTACTAAAAACCGATTCGGCGCCGCCTCCGAGCTCGGCATTTACGAAATGCAAGGGGAGGGGCTTCGGGAGGTCAAAAATCCATCGGAAATCCTTATTTCACAAAAAGATGGCGATGTGAGTGGTGTGGCCATTGCCGCTACGCTGGAAGGCAATCGGCCTTTGCTGATCGAGATTCAGAGTTTGGTGAGCCCCGCCACCTATGGCAACCCTCAAAGGACGTCTACAGGCTTTGACAATAAGCGATTGAGTATGCTGCTGGCAGTGCTCGAGAAGAGGGGAGGCTTTCGGTTGGGGACGCAAGACGTTTTCCTGAATGTGGCCGGTGGTTTGAAGCTGGATGATCCGGCAGCGGATTTGGCCATCTGTATGGCCATGATTTCTTCTCTGGAAGAAATCCCTGTATCCTCAAAAGTTTGCTTTGCTGCAGAAGTGGGATTGGGTGGTGAGATCAGAGCAGTGAACAGGATCGATGGGAGAATCATGGAGGCTGAAAAACTGGGTTTTGAGGCCATTTATGTTTCTAAGTTTGCGCAACGGGCAATAGAGGGAAAGAAGTTTAAAATAGCCGTCAGGCAGTTTGGAAGAATCCACGAGGTGATATCCGATTTGTTTGGCTAA
- a CDS encoding SRPBCC family protein, which yields MKIRIKTHVKADLQTVIAGFTDKLFLKLNPPFPPVKLRRFDGCKKGDKVELELNFIFFKQTWESLITHDLTNETVFSFVDEGVRLPFFLKSWKHHHLNEANDAEGTSITDDIEFTTPALLTNWLIYPILYLQFLYRKPIYRKVFSK from the coding sequence ATGAAAATTCGAATAAAGACCCATGTAAAAGCCGATTTGCAAACGGTAATAGCCGGGTTCACCGACAAGCTTTTTTTAAAGTTAAATCCCCCTTTTCCACCTGTGAAGCTCCGGCGCTTTGATGGTTGCAAAAAAGGAGATAAGGTGGAGCTTGAGCTGAACTTTATCTTTTTTAAGCAAACCTGGGAAAGTCTCATCACGCATGATCTCACAAATGAGACCGTTTTTTCTTTTGTCGACGAAGGCGTGCGGCTGCCCTTCTTTCTGAAAAGCTGGAAGCATCACCACCTTAATGAAGCCAACGACGCAGAAGGCACAAGCATCACCGATGATATCGAATTTACCACGCCTGCGTTGCTTACCAATTGGCTAATTTATCCGATTCTGTACTTGCAATTCCTCTACCGCAAACCCATTTACCGAAAAGTATTCAGTAAGTAA
- a CDS encoding mechanosensitive ion channel family protein, with protein MDNITTQLVESFERFLDIVIRNAPAIFIGIILLVIFLFVASGLRSLTQKRLTRRIEDKLLVNFIGRMVFLFVSAFGVVIFLNQIGLGKAASGLLAGAGVSAIVIGFAFKDIGENFLAGFFLAFSRPFSIGDTIEVLELKGVVKALNFRNTHIRTFDGKDIFLPNSSLIKSPLINYTRDGLLRYDFLIGIDYGDDIAAVGKLIIDTLSAERRIEHSPDLKPFILIEEFGTSTVNIRTYYWVNSQRYEGSVAVLQNDVMNGIVSSLMKQGYSLPADIVELKIYQEGKPIPLNITSSK; from the coding sequence ATGGACAATATTACTACCCAATTGGTTGAGTCATTTGAACGGTTCCTGGACATCGTCATCAGAAATGCGCCCGCAATTTTTATAGGCATTATTCTGTTGGTGATATTTCTGTTTGTTGCCTCAGGGCTGCGATCGCTCACCCAAAAGAGACTTACCCGTAGGATAGAGGACAAGCTCCTCGTCAACTTCATAGGCAGGATGGTTTTTCTGTTCGTAAGTGCATTTGGAGTCGTAATATTTTTGAACCAAATAGGGCTTGGCAAAGCAGCCAGTGGCCTGCTGGCAGGTGCCGGAGTGTCTGCGATTGTGATCGGATTTGCCTTCAAAGACATTGGAGAAAACTTTCTTGCTGGCTTTTTTCTCGCATTCAGCCGCCCTTTTTCCATTGGAGACACTATCGAGGTGTTGGAATTGAAAGGAGTAGTGAAGGCACTGAACTTTCGTAATACACATATTCGAACATTTGATGGAAAAGATATTTTTCTACCCAACTCTTCTTTAATCAAGAGCCCTTTGATCAATTACACCCGTGACGGACTTCTTCGGTACGATTTTTTGATAGGTATTGACTATGGAGACGACATTGCAGCCGTAGGCAAACTGATCATCGATACATTATCCGCCGAGAGGCGGATAGAACATAGCCCTGACCTTAAACCCTTTATTTTGATTGAAGAGTTTGGTACAAGTACCGTTAACATAAGGACATATTATTGGGTCAATTCGCAGCGATACGAAGGCTCGGTGGCGGTGCTGCAGAATGATGTAATGAATGGGATAGTTTCGAGCCTTATGAAGCAGGGCTATAGTTTGCCGGCCGACATAGTAGAACTGAAAATATACCAGGAAGGGAAACCTATTCCGCTCAATATTACCTCTTCCAAGTAG
- a CDS encoding YihY/virulence factor BrkB family protein: protein MIEFFKKAWMVLKRGSLSFFQEDAFTYAASIAYYTIFSMPAVLLIAVSVGAAFYEENKVQMELTNQISALIGSTSAAEIEKMLEKVAIESSSNSLAKTLGIVALIVSSTTVFISLQLSINRVWNVKAKPKRGVVKYIINRLLSLAMVISIGFIMLVSLLLESLLVILHDFLMANLGGVSVYVVSVFSFIVSLGIVSLIFALMFKILPDAKIDWKDVWVGSLITAILFSLGKYLIGIYLGSSSITTAYGAAGSVVVVLAWVYYAAIIFLFGAKLTYSYAEIFNSKIEPKSNAVRVKTVEIETDE from the coding sequence ATGATCGAGTTCTTTAAAAAGGCGTGGATGGTACTTAAGAGAGGATCTCTGAGTTTTTTTCAGGAGGATGCTTTTACATACGCAGCATCAATCGCTTACTATACCATTTTTTCAATGCCAGCCGTTTTGCTCATTGCAGTTTCGGTTGGAGCAGCGTTTTACGAAGAAAATAAAGTGCAAATGGAGCTGACTAATCAAATTTCAGCTTTGATAGGATCAACCAGTGCTGCAGAAATTGAGAAAATGCTAGAAAAAGTGGCGATAGAAAGCTCTTCCAACTCTTTGGCTAAGACTTTGGGGATTGTGGCCTTGATTGTTAGTTCAACCACTGTTTTCATATCTCTACAGCTGAGTATCAACAGAGTTTGGAATGTAAAAGCTAAACCAAAAAGGGGAGTTGTTAAGTACATAATCAATAGGCTTCTTTCTTTGGCGATGGTTATCAGTATTGGGTTTATAATGCTGGTGTCGCTACTGCTTGAAAGCTTGCTTGTAATATTGCATGACTTTCTGATGGCGAATCTGGGAGGGGTTTCCGTTTATGTTGTGTCTGTTTTTTCGTTTATCGTTTCCCTGGGGATAGTCTCGTTGATTTTTGCACTGATGTTCAAAATTCTTCCCGATGCGAAAATTGACTGGAAGGATGTGTGGGTTGGCTCTCTGATCACCGCCATCCTGTTCTCGCTCGGCAAATACCTTATTGGCATTTATTTGGGGTCGAGCTCTATTACCACCGCCTATGGCGCTGCAGGTTCAGTGGTAGTTGTGCTTGCCTGGGTGTATTATGCGGCAATAATATTCCTGTTCGGAGCCAAACTTACCTATTCATACGCCGAAATATTCAATAGCAAAATCGAACCCAAATCAAACGCCGTTAGAGTGAAGACGGTGGAAATAGAAACCGACGAATGA